The region CTCAACGGGCATCCGTCGGCGTGTTGATTCCAGCTGCGGCGATTGGATTTGTATCCGGGCAGTTCGTATAATAAACTACGCGGAGAGGAACGAGATGAAAATCATTTGTTTGGGTTTGTGCCTGATCGTGGTGCAGACCGGGTGCGCCACCTCGCCGGATCAGAAGCCGATGGTGGAAAAGACGCCTGGGGTTCCGCTGGGAACACTGGAAATCCTGCGGGCGGAAGATTCGCGAAATTGCCATGCCCTGCTGCAGATGGCCGCTTCCTTGAACTTCGATCGCGCTTTTCTGGCGGAGCGGCTGGCCATCGCCTCGGGACGAATTCCATGTTTTCAAACCTGGCAATTGCTGGCGGCACAGTTCGGACACCATGAAAACGTGGCCCGGGCATTGGCCGTGGCCGTGCGTTTTCCGGAAACGCAGTTTCCCGGGGATAAAGTTTTGGGCACACTCCTGGAACTGCCACCTTCTCAGGCTGTTGCGGAGACCCTGATGTACCTCGATACGGATGCGGCTTTTCAGGCGGCACTCGGGCTGAAACCCTACCAGCGTACGGTTGCAAAAAACCTGTGGCGCATGAAGTCCCGCGTGAACAAGGAAATTCTCAATCTCTTTTTCGAAAAATTTCCCAGAGAAACCGTAATCTCCTTGTCGCGCATGAAGGTTGAAGGATTTCTCAGCAAAGAGATACTGCAGCGCATGCCCTGGCAGCAGCGGCAGATTGGGTGCGCGGTTTGCCTCCATGCGCAGGATTTCCTTGCCGACCCGTCATGGCAGGTCCGTATTGCTGCACTGCGCAAAGCCCAATCAGGTAATGCCGTCCGTTCTTTATTGAACGATCCCAGCGCCCTGGTGCGTTGGGAAGCCTTGAGAGCCATGCTGCGCATCGACCCCCATTGGCAACCGCAAGATATCGATTCGCTGCATCCCTGGGAAGCGGAAACCCTGGCGGCGGCAGCGCATACTCCGGCGGAAACCGTGAAAAGCCTATTTGCAAAGGGAGGCGTTTACGCCGAAATCACAGCGCCCCATATGCCGGAAGAAGCGGCCCAGGCGGTTCTGGCAGAGAAACTCTCCCATCGTGCGCGCATCCGTTACCTGGAAAAGTGTTTTGGAGAAGAGCGGGCTGTTGCGGAAGCCAAACAACTTTTCCAGACGCATGATTCGGCTTACGCGTTGGAATACCTGCTTGGCCGCAAAAGTGGAATCGACCGCAACGCCCTGGCCGCTGAAGCCAGGCTCAGGGACAATTTTGCCTCCGTGCTGGCGGATTTCGGCTTTTTGACGCCCCCGATTGGGGAAAGTACACCGAACCGCTATGCTCTTGCCTTAAAAGAGGTTGAAAAATACCGGGGCTTTCGCGTCCATACCGGGCAGGGAACAATGGAATGCCGGTTTTTTGGCGAACAGGCGCCACTGACATGCGCCTCATTTATCAACCTGGTTAAAAGCGGGTTTTTCGACGGGCTCGTGGTTCACCGGGTCGTGCCCGGTTTCGTCACCCAGGACGGTGATCCCAGTGGAAGCGGATCCGGCGGCCCCGGATACACCCTGCGTTGCGAGTACAATGAATTGAAATACGACCGGGCGGGCCGCGTGGGCATGGCTCTTTCGGGCAAAGATACGGGAGGCAGCCAGTATTTCATCACCCACGCACCCGCCCCGCATCTGGATCACCGTTACACGGTTTTCGCCCAGGTGGACAAGGGGCTGGATGTGTTGTCCCAACTCCGTCAGTATGACCGCGTGGAGCGGATCGATTTGCTGTGATACCAGGTCATGCCAGGAGACCGGCAGTTTAAGTCCAGAGAAATGCGGTTTCAACTTCACCGACCGTGCTGCCCGCGACCACCGCATGATTCAGACCATGGGTTGCTTCCGTGTGACCTCCCACAATGGATACGCCCAGGCAGAGACAAGCCTCGTGAATCTGAGTAAAAATTGCGTCGGCATCGGAACGGCGGGCACGGCTTTGCGGTAAGAGGATGCAGGCTTGAAACCAGCAGGGACGCGCACCGCTGGTTGCCACGTCGTTGGCGTTGACGTGGACCGCATACCAACCGATCCGGTCCGAGAGCATTGCTTCCAGCATGTCTGGAGGTAACTTTCCCAGTCCCCGGAAGGGATCATTGCCATTCTCTATTGATTTTCGCCTTTTTGGGGGAGGCATGACACCATTATATACAGGCGGGTTGCGAGTTCCAGGCAAAACCTTTACCCGCCTGTTTCGTATGAGTCTTATCCATTTGCAGATTCGCGCAGGAGTGTGCATATACAAGTCGGTTTTCATGCTATAACTGGTTCGGGTAGAGATCAGCGATGAACGCATATATGGCGGGCGCCACTATTGAGCGTTCGGGGTTTGGCTACGCTTTTTTTACTTTTACCTGCTTTGGAGTCACCAATTTCCTGTTGGGCGTGATTGCCGAGCAAGCCACCGCTGCAGATCAGGTTGTTCTGGTTGCACCCGTGGTGCTGTGGTTGGGCACAGGCCTGCTGGGGTTGGCTTTCCTCCTGTCACCCAGGGGAAAATCCCTGTGGCGGAAGGCCGTTTCAAACCCCGGACATTTCTGGATGGCAGCGGCAGCCGGAGTATGCCTGGCACTGGGGATGCTGACCCTGAAACTCGGGTTCCTGGCTGACCCCGCATCCAAAGGACCGATTACGGCCGTTACCGCCGCAAACGCGGTTGTGGTGGCCCTGCTGGTTCGCTTTTTGCTGAGGGAACGGTTGCTTTGGCCTCAATGGGGAGGAATCCTGGTCACGGTGGCGGGCATTTCCGTAATGGCGCTTTCAGCCGGTGGCGGCAACGCCTTGCGTGGACTGGGATATGGTGTAATCACCCTGACCTGTTTTGGTATTACCAACACCGTTCTCAAGCTATTGGGTCACCGGGGTATGCCCTCCATGTCCGCGGCGATCACGATCTGGCTTGCCGTGGGCGCCTGCGGGGCCTTTGGAATCGTTGTCGCCACTGTGACGGGTCCGAATATATTTCAACTCAAACCAATCTACCTATTGCCGGCCGCCCTGGTGGCGGGCCTGTCTCTGGGTGCCGGGATGTGGTCCCTGAAGCGCGGTGTGACGGTAGGGCGGGCGGGCCCGGTGACGGCTATTGCCGGAGCCAACGCGTGGCTGGTCACCGTGCTGGACTTGCTGGCGTTCCGGCATTTTCCGTCACCACTTAAATTAACCGGGATGGTTATCGCGTTGATCGGGGTGGCGTTTCTGGCACTCTCAATGCCTCGGCGTGGGTTCAGGGGATGATATTGAGTATGCGTCCGGGAATAAAGATCACTTTGCGGAAAGGACCTTCACCCACATGGCGGTGGATGGTTGCATCACGCAACGCGTAAGTCATTACCGTGTCCTGATCGGCGTTGTTCGGCACCCGGATGCTGCCGCGGAATTTGCCTTTTA is a window of Candidatus Aminicenantes bacterium DNA encoding:
- a CDS encoding peptidylprolyl isomerase — encoded protein: MPEEAAQAVLAEKLSHRARIRYLEKCFGEERAVAEAKQLFQTHDSAYALEYLLGRKSGIDRNALAAEARLRDNFASVLADFGFLTPPIGESTPNRYALALKEVEKYRGFRVHTGQGTMECRFFGEQAPLTCASFINLVKSGFFDGLVVHRVVPGFVTQDGDPSGSGSGGPGYTLRCEYNELKYDRAGRVGMALSGKDTGGSQYFITHAPAPHLDHRYTVFAQVDKGLDVLSQLRQYDRVERIDLL